The following proteins are encoded in a genomic region of Hippocampus zosterae strain Florida chromosome 2, ASM2543408v3, whole genome shotgun sequence:
- the LOC127593673 gene encoding phosphatidylinositol 5-phosphate 4-kinase type-2 gamma isoform X2, whose translation MASLGNSAAASSSGGSSPMVVLAPKTKTKKKHFVQQKVKVFRASDPVLSVFMWGVNHSINDLNQVPVPVMLLPDDFKANTKIKVTNHLFNKENLPGHFKFKEYCPQVFRNLRERFGIEDLDYQVSLTRSPPTRSVNDQGEGLLLNSYDRTLIVKQISGEDVADMHNILSEYHQHIVKCHGSTLLPQFLGMYRVTVDSEETYLIVMRNMFSHRIVVHRKYDLKGKELPTFKDVDFRNNMQKVYVTEEQKEKFMEKLNRDVEFLVKLKIMDYSLLLGIHDVGRAEREEEEGEEVSNEEDAEAENGLAAGPLAGSYGTSPEGIAGYMSCCKPLGPGEFDPYVDVYAVASCSGAPQREVYFMGLIDVLTQYDTKKKAAHAAKTVKHGAGAEISTVHPEQYAKRFRDFIANIFA comes from the exons ATGGCTTCGCTGGGCAACTCGGCGGCCGCTTCGTCGAGCGGCGGCAGCAGCCCCATGGTGGTGCTGGCGCCCAAGACCAAGACGAAAAAGAAGCACTTCGTCCAGCAGAAGGTCAAAGTGTTTCGGGCCAGCGACCCCGTCCTCAGCGTCTTCATGTGGGGCGTCAATCACTCG ATTAATGATCTGAACCAGGTTCCCGTGCCCGTCATGTTGCTGCCCGACGACTTCAAGGCCAACACCAAGATCAAAGTGACCAACCACCTCTTCAACAA AGAAAATCTTCCCGGCCATTTTAAATTCAAGGAGTACTGCCCTCAAGTCTTTCGAAATCTAAGGGAGCGCTTTGGTATCGAAGATCTGGACTATCAG GTGTCTTTGACCCGCAGCCCCCCGACGAGGAGCGTCAACGACCAGGGGGAGGGGCTGCTCCTCAACTCGTACGACCGCACGCTCATCGTCAAGCAAATCTCCGGCGAGGACGTGGCCGACATGCACAACATCCTTTCCGAGTATCACCAG CACATCGTCAAGTGTCACGGGAGCACCCTGCTGCCTCAGTTCCTGGGAATGTACCGGGTTACCGTGGACAGCGAAGAGACCTACCTGATCGTCATGAGGAACATGTTCAGCCACCGAATCGTGGTGCACAGGAAGTACGACCTCAAG GGGAAGGAGCTTCCCACCTTCAAAGACGTGGACTTCAGGAACAACATGCAGAAGGTCTACGTCACCGAGGAGCAGAAGGAGAAGTTCATGGAGAAACTCAATCGAGATGTGGAG TTTCTGGTGAAGCTGAAGATCATGGACTACAGCCTGCTGCTGGGCATCCACGACGTGGGCCGCGCCgagagggaggaagaggaaggcgaAGAGGTTTCCAACGAGGAAGACGCCGAGGCGGAGAACGGCCTGGCCGCCGGCCCGCTCGCCGGGTCCTACGGCACGTCTCCGGAGGGCATCGCCGGCTACATGTCGTGCTGCAAACCTCTGGGACCCGGCGAGTTTGACCCCTACGTGGACGTCTACGCCGTGGCCAGCTGCTCCG GCGCCCCCCAGAGGGAGGTCTACTTCATGGGCCTGATTGATGTCCTGACTCAATACGACACCAAGAAGAAAGCGGCTCACGCGGCCAAGACCGTCAAGCACGGG GCGGGCGCCGAAATCTCCACCGTACACCCCGAGCAGTACGCCAAACGATTCCGGGACTTCATCGCCAACATTTTTGCCTAA
- the LOC127593751 gene encoding G-protein coupled receptor 182-like → MSAAERNGSQAAANGSPWFVYECTLELDAEYRRICLFLLYLFAFVAGLLGNALVLWVNWRRRRSAGGVLFCVLNVSLSDSMVVAVLPFFMMEVTVERVWLWGRFLCKLTTLVYGVNFYSSSFFLAAMTLERYLALSRPSGPALFPAAGRRRWALCGGLWLLSLLLALLENVHVDLLEWNEPGCYMVPEGSHAEWFASVAFLCLIFQFLGPACVIVACNALIARAARRAPDARGRRQVRLVHVYSLVFLACWLPYHLVMMLMIISDLSPHLFSCNVVEFVYFSFSVVQSLSLFHCVANPILYNFLSESFRDHFVNAVVSRLPRGGRGGGGETAGAGGGAGEGPRRKPSDVSTSHSEVGS, encoded by the coding sequence ATGAGCGCCGCCGAGCGCAACGGCTCGCAGGCGGCGGCCAACGGCTCGCCGTGGTTCGTGTACGAGTGCACGCTGGAGCTGGACGCCGAGTACCGGCGCATCTGCCTGTTCCTGCTCTACCTGTTTGCGTTCGTGGCGGGCCTGCTGGGGAACGCGCTGGTGCTGTGGGTGaactggcggcggcggcgctcggcCGGCGGCGTCCTCTTCTGCGTGCTCAACGTCAGCCTGTCGGACAGCATGGTGGTGGCCGTGCTGCCCTTCTTCATGATGGAGGTGACGGTGGAGCGCGTGTGGCTGTGGGGCCGCTTCCTGTGCAAGCTGACCACGCTGGTCTACGGCGTCAACTTCTACAGCAGCTCCTTCTTCCTGGCCGCCATGACGCTGGAGCGCTACCTGGCGCTGAGCCGGCCGTCGGGGCCGGCCCTGTTCCCGGCGGCGGGGCGGCGGCGCTGGGCCCTGTGCGGGGGCCTCTGGCTCCTCTCCCTGCTGCTGGCGCTGCTGGAGAACGTGCACGTGGACCTGCTGGAGTGGAACGAGCCGGGCTGCTACATGGTGCCCGAGGGCAGCCACGCCGAGTGGTTCGCCTcggtggccttcctgtgtctgATCTTCCAGTTCCTGGGGCCCGCCTGCGTCATCGTGGCCTGCAACGCGCTGATCGCCCGGGCCGCGCGCCGGGCCCccgacgcgcggggccggcggcaGGTGCGGCTGGTGCACGTCTACTCGCTGGTCTTCCTGGCCTGCTGGCTGCCCTACCACCTGGTCATGATGCTGATGATCATCAGCGACCTGTCGCCCCACCTCTTCAGCTGCAACGTGGTGGAGTTTGTCTACTTCTCCTTCAGCGTGGTGCAGAGCCTGTCGCTCTTCCACTGCGTGGCCAATCCCATCCTCTACAACTTCCTGAGCGAGAGCTTCCGCGACCACTTTGTCAACGCCGTGGTCAGCCGGCTGCCCCGGGGAggacggggaggaggaggagagacggccggcgccggcggcggcgccggcgaggGCCCGCGCCGCAAGCCGAGTGACGTCAGCACCAGCCATTCTGAAGTCGGGTCCTGA
- the LOC127593265 gene encoding zinc finger and BTB domain-containing protein 39-like produces MRIRLRGPGHAGSLLAELDRCRRSGRYCDVFLRVGRRTFAAHRAVLACAGTYFRNLFGQAASVPADAVSLEFVSPANFEKVLSFVYTGEILADLIDVGVLCELAERLGVSELARACHATFPDLPGSPARGGTGERPAASSAASRSSASAEGGAADGLPPPGTASADGLPPAGTASTDLKIEDIRSLVGYGQILAEGAARRLWSGEAPPTGPELGTEKELTEEEAVPGAATLSQKTGDSEPSGRPPFPEWLARLGAGSPSASGAEDLTASRGNEERWGQLAGEIIELSDDENFKVEGEDEDQDEDEDEEEDDLVCAENGHGSQSGGQAFSGWHDLHSEGTYFPENKVPGGAPAREACAAPPSADPAAESRVSEPGRCHLCAAGVSRSLTRAGARLFSCDMCQLDFCSQKKLLRHQRRSGSARYLAPPRRGREPRCAVCAQDLGKDFKAVREHVLSHVCTRSFRCGVCRLPQRSLCSLLWHALAHLLLPVFSCPRCGRCFAERPPLDATAGDRDTDEERGDIRAVTVGGENLSGSEEPDRSAPPSSFILLAESSGGGGEAGGAPGRSGKRKARQPLDPPPWTSWRRGPAGPGTSGGAGSGPGRPARGFPGPERAAADGSAGRDGAGPPRGKWYRCGYCGKRFAHSGEFTYHRRIHTGEKPYQCKVCLRFFRGRSTIICHLKTHAGALMYRCTVCGLYCSTLKTMALHVELHGDRLPPDFDMEHTFMYNDHSKEAPPLTDA; encoded by the exons atgAGAATCCGGCTGCGGGGTCCCGGCCACGCCGGAAGCCTCCTGGCCGAGCTGGACCGCTGCCGGCGTTCGGGCCGCTACTGCGACGTGTTCCTGCGCGTGGGCCGGCGCACCTTTGCGGCGCACCGCGCCGTGCTGGCCTGCGCCGGCACCTACTTCCGCAACCTGTTCGGCCAGGCCGCGTCCGTGCCCGCCGACGCCGTCTCGCTGGAGTTTGTTTCGCCGGCCAACTTTGAGAAGGTGCTGAGCTTCGTGTACACGGGGGAGATCCTGGCCGATCTCATCGACGTCGGCGTCCTTTGCGAGCTGGCCGAGAGGCTGGGTGTGAGCGAGCTGGCCAGGGCCTGTCACGCCACCTTCCCGGACCTGCCGGGATCGCCGGCGCGCGGCGGCACGGGAGAGCGTCCGGCCGCCTCCTCCGCCGCGTCCCGCTCGTCCGCGTCGGCGGAGGGCGGGGCGGCGGACGGCCTCCCTCCTCCCGGGACCGCGTCGGCGGACGGCCTCCCTCCTGCCGGGACCGCGTCAACGGACTTGAAGATCGAAGACATCCGGTCTCTCGTAGGCTACGGGCAAATTCTGGCAGAGGGCGCGGCACGCCGCCTTTGGAGCGGCGAGGCACCGCCCACGGGCCCCGAGCTCGGAACAGAGAAAGAACtgacggaggaggaggcggttcCGGGCGCCGCGACGCTTTCCCAGAAGACGGGCGACTCTGAGCCATCCGGACGCCCTCCCTTCCCCGAATGGCTGGCGCGGCTCGGCGCGGGGAGCCCCTCGGCGAGCGGCGCCGAAGACTTGACGGCTTCGCGGGGAAACGAGGAGCGGTGGGGGCAACTGGCCGGCGAGATCATCGAACTGAGCGATGACGAGAACTTCAAGGTGGAGGGAGAGGACGAGGACCAGGACGaagacgaggacgaggaggaagacgacCTCGTCTGCGCGGAAAACGGCCACGGAAGCCAATCGGGCGGCCAG gcATTTTCCGGCTGGCACGACTTGCACTCGGAAGGGACGTACTTTCCGGAAAATAAG GTCCCGGGAGGCGCGCCGGCGCGCGAGGCCTGCGCGGCTCCTCCGTCTGCAGACCCGGCCGCCGAGAGCCGCGTGAGCGAGCCGGGCCGCTGTCATCTTTGCGCCGCCGGGGTCTCCCGCTCGCTCACCCGCGCGGGCGCGCGGCTTTTCTCCTGCGACATGTGCCAGCTGGACTTCTGCAGCCAAAAGAAGCTGCTGCGCCACCAGCGGCGCAGCGGCTCGGCTCGCTACTTGGCTCCGCCCCGCCGAGGCCGCGAGCCGCGCTGTGCCGTGTGCGCGCAAGACCTCGGCAAGGACTTCAag GCGGTTCGAGAGCACGTCCTGAGTCACGTGTGCACCCGAAGCTTTCGCTGCGGCGTCTGTCGGCTGCCGCAGCGCTCTCTGTGCTCCCTGCTGTGGCACGCCCTCGCCCACCTGCTGCTGCCCGTTTTCAGCTGCCCGCGCTGCGGCCGCTGCTTCGCCGAGCGCCCCCCGCTGGACGCGACCGCGGGCGACCGGGACACCGACGAGGAGCGCGGGGACATCCGAGCGGTCACGGTCGGGGGGGAGAACCTTTCGGGAAGCGAGGAGCCGGACCGCTCGGCGCCGCCCTCCTCCTTCATCCTCCTCGCCGAGTCctcgggagggggcggggaagcgggaggggcTCCCGGCCGCTCGGGCAAGCGGAAGGCCCGGCAGCCTCTGGATCCTCCGCCCTGGACTTCCTGGCGGCGGGGGCCGGCGGGTCCCGGAACGAGCGGCGGCGCCGGTTCGGGCCCCGGCCGTCCGGCGAGGGGTTTCCCGGGGCCCGAGCGCGCTGCGGCCGACGGGAGCGCGGGCCGGGACGGGGCCGGCCCTCCGCGCGGCAAGTGGTACCGCTGCGGCTACTGCGGCAAGCGCTTCGCGCACTCGGGGGAGTTCACGTACCACCGGCGCAtccacacgggcgagaagccgTACCAGTGCAAGGTGTGCCTGCGCTTCTTCCGGGGCCGCTCCACCATCATCTGCCACCTCAAGACGCACGCCGGCGCCCTCATGTACCGCTGCACCGTCTGCGGCCTCTACTGCTCCACGCTCAAGACCATGGCGCTGCACGTGGAGCTCCACGGCGACCGTCTGCCGCCCGACTTTGACATGGAGCACACCTTCATGTACAACGACCACTCCAAAGAAGCGCCGCCTCTCACCGACGCCTGA
- the LOC127593673 gene encoding phosphatidylinositol 5-phosphate 4-kinase type-2 gamma isoform X1: MASLGNSAAASSSGGSSPMVVLAPKTKTKKKHFVQQKVKVFRASDPVLSVFMWGVNHSINDLNQVPVPVMLLPDDFKANTKIKVTNHLFNKENLPGHFKFKEYCPQVFRNLRERFGIEDLDYQVSLTRSPPTRSVNDQGEGLLLNSYDRTLIVKQISGEDVADMHNILSEYHQHIVKCHGSTLLPQFLGMYRVTVDSEETYLIVMRNMFSHRIVVHRKYDLKGSLVDREASDKERGKELPTFKDVDFRNNMQKVYVTEEQKEKFMEKLNRDVEFLVKLKIMDYSLLLGIHDVGRAEREEEEGEEVSNEEDAEAENGLAAGPLAGSYGTSPEGIAGYMSCCKPLGPGEFDPYVDVYAVASCSGAPQREVYFMGLIDVLTQYDTKKKAAHAAKTVKHGAGAEISTVHPEQYAKRFRDFIANIFA, translated from the exons ATGGCTTCGCTGGGCAACTCGGCGGCCGCTTCGTCGAGCGGCGGCAGCAGCCCCATGGTGGTGCTGGCGCCCAAGACCAAGACGAAAAAGAAGCACTTCGTCCAGCAGAAGGTCAAAGTGTTTCGGGCCAGCGACCCCGTCCTCAGCGTCTTCATGTGGGGCGTCAATCACTCG ATTAATGATCTGAACCAGGTTCCCGTGCCCGTCATGTTGCTGCCCGACGACTTCAAGGCCAACACCAAGATCAAAGTGACCAACCACCTCTTCAACAA AGAAAATCTTCCCGGCCATTTTAAATTCAAGGAGTACTGCCCTCAAGTCTTTCGAAATCTAAGGGAGCGCTTTGGTATCGAAGATCTGGACTATCAG GTGTCTTTGACCCGCAGCCCCCCGACGAGGAGCGTCAACGACCAGGGGGAGGGGCTGCTCCTCAACTCGTACGACCGCACGCTCATCGTCAAGCAAATCTCCGGCGAGGACGTGGCCGACATGCACAACATCCTTTCCGAGTATCACCAG CACATCGTCAAGTGTCACGGGAGCACCCTGCTGCCTCAGTTCCTGGGAATGTACCGGGTTACCGTGGACAGCGAAGAGACCTACCTGATCGTCATGAGGAACATGTTCAGCCACCGAATCGTGGTGCACAGGAAGTACGACCTCAAG GGCTCTCTGGTGGATCGGGAAGCAAGCGACAAAGAACGA GGGAAGGAGCTTCCCACCTTCAAAGACGTGGACTTCAGGAACAACATGCAGAAGGTCTACGTCACCGAGGAGCAGAAGGAGAAGTTCATGGAGAAACTCAATCGAGATGTGGAG TTTCTGGTGAAGCTGAAGATCATGGACTACAGCCTGCTGCTGGGCATCCACGACGTGGGCCGCGCCgagagggaggaagaggaaggcgaAGAGGTTTCCAACGAGGAAGACGCCGAGGCGGAGAACGGCCTGGCCGCCGGCCCGCTCGCCGGGTCCTACGGCACGTCTCCGGAGGGCATCGCCGGCTACATGTCGTGCTGCAAACCTCTGGGACCCGGCGAGTTTGACCCCTACGTGGACGTCTACGCCGTGGCCAGCTGCTCCG GCGCCCCCCAGAGGGAGGTCTACTTCATGGGCCTGATTGATGTCCTGACTCAATACGACACCAAGAAGAAAGCGGCTCACGCGGCCAAGACCGTCAAGCACGGG GCGGGCGCCGAAATCTCCACCGTACACCCCGAGCAGTACGCCAAACGATTCCGGGACTTCATCGCCAACATTTTTGCCTAA
- the LOC127593986 gene encoding insulin-like growth factor-binding protein 6, producing the protein MTEMPPLRNSASVVFILIVLGAARTGARRSGPFKVCPGCGDPPAAARPPGEREPARGEPCGVYTLSCAKGLRCVPPPGERSPLQALLRGRGLCVKQIRTGPTERPHPTGPHPSRSSDSEKAPCRKLLNSVLRGLQLTIIQSHRDIYIPNCDTRGFYRQKQCRSSKGTQRGHCWCVDEAGAPVPSRTGEDAVPPCDGE; encoded by the exons ATGACAGAAATGCCTCCGCTCCGTAACTCGGCGAGCGTCGTCTTCATCCTCATTGTTCTGGGGGCGGCGCGGACGGGGGCCCGGCGTTCGGGCCCCTTCAAGGTCTGTCCCGGCTGCGGGGAtccgccggcggcggcgaggcccCCCGGGGAGCGCGAGCCGGCCCGGGGGGAGCCCTGCGGCGTCTACACTCTGAGCTGCGCCAAAGGGCTCCGCTGCGTCCCGCCGCCCGGGGAGCGCAGCCCCCTGCAGGCTCTCTTGCGAGGCAGGGGCCTTTGTGTCAAGCAGATCAGGACCGGTCCCACCGAGAGGCCCCACCCCACAG GTCCTCATCCGTCCCGCAGCAGCGACAGTGAAAAA GCGCCGTGCCGCAAGCTGCTCAACAGCGTCCTGAGAGGCTTGCAGCTGACCATCATCCAGTCGCACCGCGACATCTACATCCCCAACTGCGACACCCGAGGCTTCTACAGACAAAAGCAG TGTCGCTCTTCCAAAGGGACGCAGCGCGGCCACTGCTGGTGCGTGGACGAGGCGGGCGCTCCGGTGCCCTCCCGGACCGGCGAGGACGCCGTTCCGCCGTGCGACGGCGAGTGA